The Flavobacterium sp. HJ-32-4 genome contains a region encoding:
- a CDS encoding glycoside hydrolase family 30 beta sandwich domain-containing protein, whose translation MKAYRIGILALTTLVTACSPKLAPTPKTETSSKATVAEFWLTTPDKSVLFSRRPDLSEAEVPSETTIAVDASKTYQDIDGFGLCLTGGSAQLISRMSPEAQAALLQELFGTDGNHIGLSVLRLSIGSSDLDDRIFSYDDLPVGQTDPELQQFSIENDRRTGLIKILKKIKAINPSLYLMGSPWSAPTWMKTNGYAKGGSLKPEYFPAYAQYFVKYIKAMEAEGLPIDAITIQNEPLHPGNTPSMYMEAKQQALFVSKHLGPAFAKAGIRTKIILYDHNCDRPDYPISILDDPSAKAFSDGSAFHLYGGSVDALTKVHDAHPDRNLYFTEQWTGGPGDFPNDLKWNVENLTIGASRNWSRMVLQWNLASDPQYNPHTDDGGCTSCMGAITLDGDNVKRNVAYYHLAHAAKFVRRGSKRIESNLIEGLPNVAFLTPDGKKVVIVVNTSTVGKGFSIAANGRAYAAYLGAGAVGTFILP comes from the coding sequence ATGAAAGCATACCGTATCGGCATTTTGGCGCTGACCACATTGGTTACCGCCTGCTCGCCAAAACTCGCCCCCACACCCAAAACTGAAACTTCCTCAAAAGCAACCGTCGCGGAATTCTGGCTCACCACACCTGATAAATCCGTGCTGTTCAGTCGCCGACCGGATTTGAGTGAAGCGGAAGTCCCGTCAGAAACAACTATTGCCGTGGACGCTTCGAAAACCTACCAGGACATCGATGGGTTTGGACTCTGCCTCACCGGAGGAAGCGCGCAACTGATCAGCCGAATGTCACCAGAAGCACAAGCCGCACTCTTACAGGAGCTTTTTGGCACGGATGGCAACCACATCGGATTAAGCGTGTTGCGGCTGAGCATCGGATCATCCGATCTTGACGACCGTATCTTTTCATATGACGATCTGCCCGTCGGACAGACGGATCCGGAACTGCAACAGTTCAGTATCGAAAACGACCGCCGCACCGGCCTGATCAAAATCCTCAAAAAAATAAAAGCTATCAACCCCAGCCTCTACCTGATGGGCTCTCCCTGGTCGGCTCCTACCTGGATGAAAACCAACGGGTATGCCAAGGGCGGCAGCCTTAAACCTGAATACTTTCCAGCCTACGCACAGTATTTCGTGAAGTATATCAAGGCTATGGAGGCGGAAGGTCTACCCATTGATGCCATTACCATCCAGAACGAGCCGTTGCATCCGGGAAACACACCCAGTATGTATATGGAAGCGAAACAACAGGCGCTTTTTGTCTCAAAACACCTGGGACCTGCCTTCGCGAAAGCAGGCATCCGAACTAAAATCATCCTGTACGACCACAACTGCGACCGCCCGGATTATCCGATTTCCATCCTCGATGATCCTTCCGCCAAGGCCTTTTCCGATGGTTCGGCCTTCCACCTCTATGGCGGCTCTGTTGACGCGCTGACCAAAGTTCACGACGCACATCCCGACCGAAACCTCTATTTCACGGAACAGTGGACAGGAGGTCCGGGCGATTTCCCGAACGACCTTAAATGGAATGTCGAGAACCTGACCATCGGCGCCTCCCGAAACTGGAGCCGGATGGTGCTGCAATGGAACCTGGCCTCCGACCCACAGTATAACCCACATACCGATGACGGAGGGTGCACGTCGTGTATGGGCGCCATTACCCTCGACGGAGATAACGTGAAACGAAACGTCGCCTATTATCACCTGGCACATGCCGCGAAATTCGTCCGACGCGGATCAAAGCGCATCGAAAGTAACCTCATAGAAGGCCTTCCAAACGTCGCTTTCCTGACACCAGACGGCAAAAAAGTGGTGATTGTCGTTAACACGTCGACTGTTGGGAAGGGCTTTTCGATCGCCGCAAACGGACGGGCCTATGCCGCCTACCTGGGCGCCGGAGCCGTCGGTACGTTTATCCTTCCCTAA
- the hutF gene encoding formimidoylglutamate deiminase — MTTYRFKGLLTENGWLDDACVRLDEKGIIQSITTGGDGDSIAGCALPGFQNAHSHAFQYAMAGLAELHEGDGIPDDFWSWRTAMYNLALTLDPDQMEAVATMLYAEMARHGYTAVAEFHYVHHDREGRRYDNLAEMGSRLIAAAQKAGIRITLVPMFYQQGGFGMAPLEKQKRFISTTSDDYGRLLEATAAACRHYEGARYGTGIHSLRAVKPEDIVAVTRGMDASRPFHIHVSEQLKEIEDSIVFLGKRPVQWLLDHCAVNEQFHLVHATHLDDAEVNGIAKSGAHVVICPSTEGNLGDGLFRYADFAAAGGRWSIGTDSHVGLNPFEELRLLDYGQRLSTHKRTTYFRPGKGDSGFNALRMAWESGRRAMGEPSEHFFAVGSPFDAVVMKANTPLIATASVQNRCNTFVYTSDASDIMGTIVSGKWITRDGQHPDGGIQERFVSTLRELRLR, encoded by the coding sequence ATGACGACCTATCGGTTCAAGGGACTTCTCACAGAAAACGGATGGCTTGACGACGCCTGCGTGCGCCTTGACGAAAAAGGCATCATCCAATCGATCACAACCGGGGGCGATGGCGATTCCATTGCAGGATGTGCCCTTCCGGGTTTCCAAAACGCGCATTCCCACGCCTTCCAATATGCCATGGCCGGATTGGCCGAATTACACGAAGGCGACGGTATACCCGACGATTTCTGGAGTTGGCGGACGGCGATGTACAACCTGGCCCTAACACTCGATCCTGACCAAATGGAGGCTGTGGCGACTATGTTGTACGCTGAAATGGCACGACATGGCTATACCGCGGTGGCTGAGTTCCATTATGTACACCACGATCGCGAGGGCCGTCGTTACGACAACCTGGCTGAAATGGGCAGTCGATTGATTGCAGCCGCACAAAAAGCAGGCATCCGTATTACCCTTGTGCCGATGTTTTACCAACAGGGTGGCTTTGGGATGGCACCCCTGGAAAAACAGAAACGGTTCATCTCCACCACCTCCGACGATTATGGAAGACTGTTGGAAGCGACGGCAGCAGCGTGTCGTCATTATGAGGGCGCGCGATATGGAACCGGCATCCACTCGCTTCGGGCGGTGAAACCGGAGGACATCGTGGCAGTGACCCGTGGGATGGATGCTTCGCGACCGTTCCACATTCACGTATCGGAGCAATTAAAGGAAATAGAAGATAGTATCGTATTCCTCGGAAAACGGCCCGTACAATGGTTGCTCGACCATTGTGCAGTCAACGAGCAGTTCCACCTCGTTCACGCCACCCATTTGGATGATGCGGAAGTCAATGGTATCGCGAAAAGTGGTGCCCATGTGGTCATTTGTCCGTCAACGGAAGGCAATCTCGGCGATGGCCTGTTCCGTTATGCCGACTTCGCCGCAGCAGGTGGGCGCTGGAGTATTGGTACTGACAGTCACGTTGGACTCAACCCGTTTGAGGAACTACGGCTACTCGATTACGGTCAGCGGCTTTCGACGCATAAGCGGACGACCTATTTTCGTCCGGGAAAAGGCGACAGTGGTTTCAACGCACTCCGCATGGCGTGGGAATCAGGCCGACGCGCCATGGGAGAGCCATCCGAACACTTTTTCGCCGTGGGATCACCATTCGATGCCGTCGTGATGAAAGCCAATACCCCACTTATCGCAACAGCAAGTGTACAGAACCGATGCAACACCTTCGTGTATACGTCGGACGCCTCTGACATAATGGGAACAATAGTCTCCGGAAAATGGATTACCCGTGATGGGCAGCACCCCGACGGGGGCATACAGGAACGATTCGTGTCGACGCTTCGCGAGTTACGATTACGGTAA
- the tgt gene encoding tRNA guanosine(34) transglycosylase Tgt yields MQFELLQTDPLSKARAGRITTDHGTIETPIFMPVGTVASVKGVHQRELKNDINPDIILGNTYHLYLRPQTPILEAAGGLHKFMNWDRNILTDSGGYQVYSLSSNRKIKEEGVKFKSHIDGSYHVFTPENVMDIQRSIGADIIMAFDECTPYPCDYRYAQRSMHMTHRWLERCISRLAETPVKYGYEQVLFPIVQGSTYKDLRAQSAEYIANTQQQGNAIGGLSVGEPAEEMYAMTEVVCGILPEDKPRYLMGVGTPINILENIALGIDMFDCVMPTRNARNGMLFTAHGTINIKNRKWADDFSPVDEMGHTFVDTEYTKAYLRHLFVADEYLGKQIATIHNLGFYLWLVREARKHILAGDFRGWKDKMVKQMDKRL; encoded by the coding sequence ATGCAATTCGAACTTCTACAGACTGATCCGTTATCGAAAGCGCGCGCGGGCCGCATCACCACCGATCACGGCACCATTGAGACGCCGATCTTCATGCCCGTGGGTACCGTGGCCTCGGTGAAAGGCGTGCACCAACGCGAACTTAAGAACGATATCAACCCCGACATTATCCTCGGTAATACCTATCACCTGTATCTCCGGCCGCAAACGCCGATATTGGAGGCAGCGGGTGGACTCCACAAGTTCATGAACTGGGACCGTAATATCCTGACAGATTCCGGCGGCTACCAGGTCTATTCGCTTTCCTCGAATCGGAAAATCAAGGAAGAAGGGGTGAAATTTAAATCCCACATCGACGGTTCCTATCATGTGTTCACTCCGGAGAATGTCATGGACATACAGCGTTCAATCGGAGCCGACATCATCATGGCGTTTGACGAATGCACACCCTACCCATGCGACTACCGATACGCCCAACGATCGATGCACATGACGCACCGCTGGTTGGAGCGCTGTATCTCGCGACTGGCGGAAACCCCGGTAAAATATGGGTATGAACAGGTGTTGTTTCCCATCGTACAGGGAAGTACTTATAAAGACCTGCGGGCACAGTCGGCTGAGTACATCGCCAATACCCAACAACAGGGGAATGCCATCGGCGGCCTCTCGGTAGGGGAGCCGGCAGAGGAGATGTATGCCATGACAGAAGTCGTGTGCGGCATCCTTCCGGAAGACAAACCCCGTTACCTGATGGGCGTCGGTACACCGATCAATATCCTGGAGAACATTGCCCTCGGCATTGACATGTTCGACTGCGTGATGCCCACCCGAAATGCCCGCAACGGCATGTTGTTTACGGCGCACGGGACGATCAACATCAAGAACCGCAAATGGGCTGACGATTTTTCACCGGTCGACGAAATGGGGCACACCTTTGTCGATACCGAGTATACCAAGGCGTACCTGCGTCACTTGTTCGTAGCAGACGAATACCTGGGTAAGCAGATTGCCACCATCCACAACCTTGGATTTTATTTATGGTTGGTGCGGGAGGCCAGAAAGCATATCTTAGCAGGAGACTTCCGGGGATGGAAAGACAAAATGGTCAAACAAATGGACAAACGATTGTAG
- a CDS encoding N-formylglutamate amidohydrolase has protein sequence MAVYDIHYPTAPEVPIVISSPHSGVAFPDDIRRRLYPEMAARPDDADWFIDRLYDFAPSMGITFITAHYCRWVIDLNRDPKSVPLYNDGRVITGLVPLTDFNGRRLYEGTEPDQAEIERRVSEFYAPYHQKVGELLEDLKARHGKVLLFDAHSIRKVVPGIQEVPFPDLILGDNDRTSAGSSVIAAAYDALQRSGYELEHNTPFKGGYITRFFGQPDYGVHALQLEMAKTNYMDDTEMEWHPERAARIRQLLVRVFESLITELA, from the coding sequence ATGGCCGTTTACGACATCCACTACCCCACCGCACCCGAGGTGCCTATCGTCATCAGTTCGCCCCACTCGGGCGTGGCCTTTCCCGACGACATCCGCCGGAGGCTCTATCCTGAAATGGCGGCACGACCCGACGACGCCGATTGGTTTATTGACCGACTCTACGACTTTGCCCCCTCAATGGGCATTACGTTCATTACCGCGCATTACTGTCGGTGGGTCATTGACCTCAACCGCGACCCTAAAAGCGTCCCGCTTTACAATGACGGCCGTGTGATTACGGGCTTGGTGCCCCTCACCGATTTCAACGGACGCCGCCTCTATGAGGGAACGGAACCCGACCAGGCCGAGATCGAACGCCGTGTATCGGAATTTTACGCACCTTACCACCAGAAAGTGGGTGAGTTACTGGAGGATTTGAAAGCGCGACACGGGAAGGTACTCTTGTTCGACGCGCATTCCATTCGGAAAGTAGTGCCCGGAATACAGGAGGTGCCCTTTCCCGACCTGATACTGGGCGACAACGATAGGACATCGGCGGGGTCATCCGTCATCGCTGCGGCCTACGATGCGCTGCAACGCAGCGGATACGAACTCGAACACAACACCCCTTTTAAAGGTGGATATATCACGCGTTTCTTTGGCCAACCTGACTACGGTGTGCATGCGCTTCAACTGGAAATGGCCAAAACCAATTATATGGATGACACCGAAATGGAATGGCATCCGGAACGCGCGGCCCGGATTCGGCAATTGTTGGTACGCGTATTTGAATCTTTGATAACAGAACTCGCATGA